The window TGGCGACGGGCCGCTAAACTGCCCACCTGTCCCCCTCTGTTACAAGGAGTTCCTGCATGAGTCTGCTTAGCGAGTTCAAGGCCTTCGCCGTCAAGGGCAACGTGGTCGACATGGCCGTCGGTATCATCATCGGCGCCGCCTTCGGCAAGATCGTCTCGTCCTTCGTCGGCGACGTGATCATGCCGCCCATCGGCCTGCTGATCGGTGGCGTGGACTTCTCCGACCTGGCCATCACCCTCAAGGCCGCCGAGGGCAATACGCCAGCCGTCGTGATGGCCTACGGCAAATTCATCCAGACCTGCCTGGACTTCCTGATCGTCGCCTTCGCCATCTTCATGGGCGTGAAGGCCATCAACCGCTTCAAGCGCGAGGAAGAGGCCGCGCCGGCTGCGCCGACCAAGGACCAGGAACTGCTGAGCGAAATCCGCGACCTGCTCAAGGAGCAGCGCAACCGCTCGTCCTGAGCCCCGGCTCACCCCGTCGCATCGGCGGGGTGAGCAAACCCTGTCCCCAGAAGACAAAGCCCTACCAGTAATTCTCCACCGCAATCTGCCCGGGCTTGCGGGTCAGCGCCAGGCTCATGCCGCGCGCCTTCAGCACGGCGCGGGTGTCCTCGATCATCTGCGGGTTGCCGCAGAGCATCACGCGCGAATGCTCCGGGCTGAGCTCCAGACCGGCGGCGCGCTCCAGCTCACCGTTCTCGATCAGCGTGGTGATCCGCGCATTCAGGCAGCCGGGGACGCTTTCGCGGGTAACCACTGGAATGAACTGCAGCTTGTGGATGTGCTCCGCCAGGTGCTCCATCGCGCTGAAACTGGCGATCAGCTCGCGGTAGGCCAGTTCCTTCTCTTCGCGGGCGCTGTAGACCAGCTTGATGGTCTCGAAGCGCTCCCACGCCTCGAAGTCCTGCAGGATCGACAGGAAGGGCGCAAGACCGGTGCCGGTGGCCAGCAACCAGAGATCGCGGCCGTCGGGGAAGCGGTCGAGGGTGAGGAAGCCGAAAGCCTGGCGGTCCACCAGCAACTGGTCGCCGACCTGCAGGCGGCTGAGTTCGCTGGTGAATTCGCCGTCGGGCACCACGATGGAGAAGAATTCGAGGAACTCATCGTGGGGGGCCGAAACCATCGAGTAGGCGCGCCAGACGATGCTGCCGCTGGCCTTGTACACGCCCAGGCGGGCGAACTGCCCGGCGCGGAAGCGGTAGCCGCTGTCGCGGGTGGTGCGCAGGGTGAACAGGCTCGGCGTGAGCGTCTGCACGTCCAGCAGGGTCTGGCGGGTGAACTTCTCTTCGCTGGCGGTCATCGTCCGCTCCTTTCACAAGAACCGACCCATTTTCCCGTATTGGCGGCGCGAGAAACACCCGCAAGGCTTGTGGTCATCGCTCGCCTGCGTACAACGCAGACGAAAGCCTCGCGGATAGGCGATAATTTCCGGTTTCCGGCCGGCCTGCGACGGTTGCCGGAGCCATCCATCCGAAACACCCGTTCGAGAGCCCCATGCCTGTCCTCGCCAGCCCCTTCGCCCAGCTCGACCTGGTCCGCCACCCCGAACAGCGCGAAGACCCGCTGCAGGCGTTCGACGCGGCCGACGAGTACCTGCTCAATCACCTGCATGAGCAAGGCGTCGGCGCAGACACCCGGGTCCTGGTGCTCAACGACAGTTTTGGTGCCCTCGCCGCCAGCCTCGCCCCCCATGTGCGCGTGACCAGCAGCGGCGATTCGCACCTGGGCTTCATCGCCCTGCAACGCAACCTGGAGCTCAACGGTCTGGCAGACACGCCGCTGACCTTCGTGCCCGCCAGCGAAACCCCGCAAGGCCCGTTCGACCATGTGCTGGTGCGGGTGCCCAAGACCCTGGCGCTGCTGGAAGAACAGCTGATCCGCCTGCACGGCCAGCTCGCGCCGGGGACCAAGGTGGTCGCCGCCGGCATGATCAAGCACCTGCCCCGCGCCGCCGGCGACCTGCTGGAGAAGTACATCGGCCCGATGCAGGCCTCGCTGGCGGTGAAAAAGGCCCGCCTGCTGGTCGCCACTGCCGAGCAACGTCCGGCGCCGGCGTCGCCCTACCCCACCCGCTACCGCCTGGACAAGCCGGCGCTGACGCTGGTCAACCACGCCAACGTGTTCTGCCGCGAAGGCCTGGACATCGGCACCCGCGCCTTCCTCCCGCACCTGCCGCAATACCACCATGCCGTACGCGCCGCCGACCTGGGCTGTGGCAACGGCGTGCTGGCCATCGCCTTCGCCCAGCAGAATCCGCAGGCGGAACTGACGCTGGTGGACGAGTCCTACATGGCCGTGCAATCGGCGCGGGAAAACTGGCAGGCCGCCTTCGGCAATCGTCCTGTGGATATCCATGCCGACGACGGCCTCGCCAGCCAGGCCGCCGAGTCCCTGGACCTGGTGCTGTGCAACCCGCCCTTCCACCAGCAGCAGGTGGTCGGCGACTTCCTCGCCTGGCGCATGTTCCAGCAGGCGCGCGCCGCGCTGGTCACCGGCGGCGAACTGTGGATCGTCGGCAACCGCCACCTGGGCTACCACGCCAAGCTCAAACGCCTGTTCCGCGGCGTCGAGCAGGTGGCGGCAAATCCGAAATTCGTGGTGCTGAAAGCGACCAAATAAGCTGGCGGGATTGCTCCGGCACGCGCGCCGGAGCAGCATGGATCGCCCTCCGCCAGGATGCCGCCATGACCGTACAGGAATCCCCGCTTGCCGTAGCCGAATTGATCCGTACCGCCGACGGTGTCGATCTCGCCCTGCGCCGCGTAGGCCCTGCGGACGGCGTACCGGTCGTGCTGACCCACGGCACGTTCTCCAACCATCGCAGTTGCCTGGGCCTGGCCAATTATCTTGGCAGCCGTGGCTTCGCCTGCTGGCTATTCGACTGGCGCGGGCATGGCGACAGCGGGCGCAACGGCTTTATCCACAGCTTTGATGATGTAGCCGAGCAGGACGTGCCGGCGATTCTCGATGCGGTGAGTCGGCGTAGCGGACACACGGCACTGCACTGGATCGGCCATTCCGGCGGCGGGCTGATCGTCTCCATGTGGGCGGCACGCAACCCGGAGTTGGCGAAACGTCGGTTGCGCTCGACGGTACTGATCGGTTCCCAGGCCACGGCGGCCGGAGCCAGCCTGCAGCACCGGCTGGCAATCCTGGGGTTCGACTGGATGCTGCGCTGGCGGCGTGTCGCGCCCAGCCGGCCAAAGAATGTCGGTCCGGAGGCGGAGAGCGCACGATTGATGCGGCAGTGGTGCCAGTGGAACCTGCGGCGGCGCTTCGATTCGCTGGAGGGCTTCGATTATCTGGCGGGACTTGCTGACGTCGATCTACCGGTGCTCGGCGTGGCGGGCAGCGGTGATACCTTCATTGCGCCCGTCGCCGGGTGCGAGGCGCTGGTGAAGGCGTTCGGCGGGCGTGATGCGGCGCTGGAGCTGTTCGGACTGGAGACCGGTGCGCGAGAGGACTACCGCCATAACCGGTTACTGCTGTCGCGCAATGCCAGTCAGGAAATCTGGCCGCATATTGCGCAGTGGCTGGCGCAGCGCTGATTTCGTAGGGTGCATAACCTGGAACAGGTTATCCGCCGTTGGCTTTTGCGGCGGATAACGCTGGGGCGTTATTCGCCCTACGGGGATGGGGTTCGGGTGTCGCGAACCCGGTCAGGAGCGCAAGGCGTTCGGCGTGTCGACATCACGGAGCACGCCCGCATCGGCGACTTCCAGGGTGACGCAACGATCGCGGTTCGCCTGAACAACGGTCCGCGCGCCTTCATCGCCGGTGAGCTGCGTCAGCGCGGGCCAGAACTCGCGGCCGAACAACACGGGGTGCCCGCGCTGGCCTTCGAAAATCGGAAAAAGAATGCTCGAAGCGCTGGCTGCTTCGCTCAACGCACGCAGAGTCTGAGGAGCGATCCACGGCATGTCGCCGAGCAGGATGGCGACCGCCTGGGCGTCGCTGTCGCTCAGGGAAACCGCACCAGCAGCCAGACTGTGGCCCATGCCCAACGCGGCGTCCGGGCTGTGGATAACCTGGCAACCGGCAGGCAGACCGAAGTCCTCCACCCGCTCGCCCTCACGCAGCACCACACACACTTCATCGAACACCGCCTGGGCCCGCTCGACGCTGTGCGCCAGCAGGCAGCGGCCATCAGGCAGGGTCGCACGGCGCTTGTCGGCGCCGAAGCGCGAGCCCTGGCCGGCAGCCAGGACCAGTGCGACAACCGTCACAGGGCCTCGCGAGCGATGCCGCTGCGGGTGCGCAGGATGTCGGCGAGCACCGCCAGGGCGATTTCCGCCGGGGTCTTGCTGCCCAGGTTGAGACCGATGGGCGCGTGGATGCGCGCCAGCTCCGCCTCGTTCAGGCCGCCGATACGGTGCAGGCGTTCGCGGCGCTTCTCCGAGGTGGTGCGCGAGCCCATCACGCCGATGTAGAAGGCCTCGGTGCGCACGGCTTCGAGCATCGCCAGGTCATCGATCTTCGGGTCGTGGGTCAGGGCGACCACGGCGGTATCCGCGTGGCAGCCACCATCGGCGATGAAGATCGACGGCAGTTCGCGGCGGATTTCGATGCCGTCCAGTACCACACCCTCCAGCGCTTCCTCGCGGGGGTCACAGAGGATGACTTCGAAGCCCAGGCCCTTGCCGAACTCCGCGCAGAAATGCGCGACACTGGAATAACCCGCCAGCAGCAGGCGCTGGGCGGCGCCAACGCGCAGACGCACGTTGGCTTCGTCACGCTCTACGCGCGGGCCGTGGTCGTGGTCATCGCTCAGGCGACGAGAGCCGTCGACCAGGCTCACTTCACGCAGCAGGCGGCGCTGGCCGAGCAGCGCCGACTCCAGCTCGCGCAGGTGCGCCTGGACCTCACAATCGGGCGCGAGGTTTTCCACCAGCACATCGAGGATGCCGCCGCAGGGCAGGCGGATGTTCGAGCGCGTGTCGGTGCCGTCGCCATAACGCACGACGACTACCGGCTCGCTGAACTCGCCCTCGGCGACGCGTTC of the Pseudomonas sp. PSE14 genome contains:
- the mscL gene encoding large-conductance mechanosensitive channel protein MscL, with the translated sequence MSLLSEFKAFAVKGNVVDMAVGIIIGAAFGKIVSSFVGDVIMPPIGLLIGGVDFSDLAITLKAAEGNTPAVVMAYGKFIQTCLDFLIVAFAIFMGVKAINRFKREEEAAPAAPTKDQELLSEIRDLLKEQRNRSS
- a CDS encoding ferredoxin--NADP reductase; translated protein: MTASEEKFTRQTLLDVQTLTPSLFTLRTTRDSGYRFRAGQFARLGVYKASGSIVWRAYSMVSAPHDEFLEFFSIVVPDGEFTSELSRLQVGDQLLVDRQAFGFLTLDRFPDGRDLWLLATGTGLAPFLSILQDFEAWERFETIKLVYSAREEKELAYRELIASFSAMEHLAEHIHKLQFIPVVTRESVPGCLNARITTLIENGELERAAGLELSPEHSRVMLCGNPQMIEDTRAVLKARGMSLALTRKPGQIAVENYW
- a CDS encoding class I SAM-dependent methyltransferase; translation: MPVLASPFAQLDLVRHPEQREDPLQAFDAADEYLLNHLHEQGVGADTRVLVLNDSFGALAASLAPHVRVTSSGDSHLGFIALQRNLELNGLADTPLTFVPASETPQGPFDHVLVRVPKTLALLEEQLIRLHGQLAPGTKVVAAGMIKHLPRAAGDLLEKYIGPMQASLAVKKARLLVATAEQRPAPASPYPTRYRLDKPALTLVNHANVFCREGLDIGTRAFLPHLPQYHHAVRAADLGCGNGVLAIAFAQQNPQAELTLVDESYMAVQSARENWQAAFGNRPVDIHADDGLASQAAESLDLVLCNPPFHQQQVVGDFLAWRMFQQARAALVTGGELWIVGNRHLGYHAKLKRLFRGVEQVAANPKFVVLKATK
- a CDS encoding alpha/beta fold hydrolase → MTVQESPLAVAELIRTADGVDLALRRVGPADGVPVVLTHGTFSNHRSCLGLANYLGSRGFACWLFDWRGHGDSGRNGFIHSFDDVAEQDVPAILDAVSRRSGHTALHWIGHSGGGLIVSMWAARNPELAKRRLRSTVLIGSQATAAGASLQHRLAILGFDWMLRWRRVAPSRPKNVGPEAESARLMRQWCQWNLRRRFDSLEGFDYLAGLADVDLPVLGVAGSGDTFIAPVAGCEALVKAFGGRDAALELFGLETGAREDYRHNRLLLSRNASQEIWPHIAQWLAQR
- a CDS encoding nucleotidyltransferase family protein — encoded protein: MTVVALVLAAGQGSRFGADKRRATLPDGRCLLAHSVERAQAVFDEVCVVLREGERVEDFGLPAGCQVIHSPDAALGMGHSLAAGAVSLSDSDAQAVAILLGDMPWIAPQTLRALSEAASASSILFPIFEGQRGHPVLFGREFWPALTQLTGDEGARTVVQANRDRCVTLEVADAGVLRDVDTPNALRS
- a CDS encoding XdhC family protein, producing the protein MQHLDLQVVRQALQWSSAGQRVWLCSVLFTYGSAPRAPGSLLAVNASGQWVGSLSGGCVEDDFLERVAEGEFSEPVVVVRYGDGTDTRSNIRLPCGGILDVLVENLAPDCEVQAHLRELESALLGQRRLLREVSLVDGSRRLSDDHDHGPRVERDEANVRLRVGAAQRLLLAGYSSVAHFCAEFGKGLGFEVILCDPREEALEGVVLDGIEIRRELPSIFIADGGCHADTAVVALTHDPKIDDLAMLEAVRTEAFYIGVMGSRTTSEKRRERLHRIGGLNEAELARIHAPIGLNLGSKTPAEIALAVLADILRTRSGIAREAL